Part of the Flavobacteriales bacterium genome is shown below.
CGCTGCATCTCCTTTTTGCAGTGACCGCTTTGCTTTTTACATCCTGCGGATCGGAACCGGGTTATGTGGAGGAAAAGAATTTAACTGAACTCGAAAAAGAAGAAATGCTGCGGGATGCCGTTCGAAAATTTTCGGATGGAGGCGATCATCATATTGTGTTGGATTCATTATCACTACTTAGTAGTGAAGAGATTCATCATTTTTATGAAAAGAGAGATTATCGTCCCTTCTGGATCTCCGTAAACGATACCAATTCACTCGGTGCATTAATGATTGGAGTGCTGGATAGTGCATGGACTTACGGATTGGATCCTTCCTGGTATTATTTGGGTCACGTTAAAGAATTATTATCCGCTGCTTCCGCCGATGAGAATTATGTCACCAAAAGTGAAGCCCTTGCCAAAACAGACATTTTTTTAACCAATGCTTTTTTTCTGCACACTACGTTTTTAGCAGAAGGATTTATTGATACGGCCCGAATGGGAGTAGCATGGAAAAAGGATTCGTTAAAAATTAATCTGAGCGATTATTTGGGCACCTGCAGCGACAGCAATCTGGTTAAAAATATTTTTGCATTCGAACCACACAATATCGAGTACCGTCGACTCCGCTCTGCATTATCGGCATGGTGGCGTTCGGTGGATATGTACACAGATCGTTTTGAAATTCCTGATCCGAAAAAAGATTCCACCGGATTTTGGGTGGCGGCAAAACAATCCTTGCAAAAATTCGGATACCTCGACAGTAGCGCGGCTTTGGTCG
Proteins encoded:
- a CDS encoding L,D-transpeptidase family protein; protein product: MITDFKKYNHLKRSLHLLFAVTALLFTSCGSEPGYVEEKNLTELEKEEMLRDAVRKFSDGGDHHIVLDSLSLLSSEEIHHFYEKRDYRPFWISVNDTNSLGALMIGVLDSAWTYGLDPSWYYLGHVKELLSAASADENYVTKSEALAKTDIFLTNAFFLHTTFLAEGFIDTARMGVAWKKDSLKINLSDYLGTCSDSNLVKNIFAFEPHNIEYRRLRSALSAWWRSVDMYTDRFEIPDPKKDSTGFWVAAKQSLQKFGYLDSSAALVDSLAVNALKKFQEFHRMDVDGKPGRQSAWALGLSNYDRFLRAALAMEKWRWKQRDSLAFQFRINIPSYELNVLRNDSLIYIARVVTGATDHQTPELRATVRYFTLFPYWNVPHSISTEEILPYVKRDTNYMHKHHYRIFDLKKNEVSISAVNWKKLSKDYFPY